The Penicillium oxalicum strain HP7-1 chromosome VI, whole genome shotgun sequence genome window below encodes:
- a CDS encoding ATP synthase subunit d, which produces MRFTDMGRGRPVCMDPSANQGSLSPYPEQRSAALKIDWAKVSTSLGLRGQTAASLQAFKKRNDDARRKVQVLSEQPQTVDFSHYRGVLKNQAIIDEIENHFKSFKPASYDVSRQLKAIDAFEAQAVQNAEQTKGKIDAELVNLQKTLENIETARPFEDLTVDEVASAQPEIDEKTASLVSKGKWMPPGYKERFGDLSAV; this is translated from the exons ATGCGCTTCACGGACATGGGGCGTGGCCGCCCAGTTTGCATGGATCCATCCGCTAACCaaggctctctctctccttaCCCGGAACAGCGCAGTGCCGCTCTCAAGATCGACTGGGCCAAGGTTTCGACCTCCCTCGGCCTCCGCGGCCAGACCGCCGCCTCTCTGCAGGccttcaagaagcgcaaCGACGATGCCCGCCGCAAGGTCCAGGTCCTGTCGGAGCAGCCCCAGACCGTTGACTTCTCCCACTACCGTGGTGTCCTGAAGAACCAGGCTATCATCGACGAGATCGAGAACCACTTCAAGAGCTTCAAGCCCGCCTCTTACGATGTCAGCCGCCAGCTGAAGGCCATCGATGCCTTTGAGGCCCAGGCCGTCCAGAACGCCGAGCAGACCAAGGGCAAGATCGATGCCGAGCTGGTCAACCTCCAGAAGACCTTGGAGAACATTGAGACTGCCCGCCCCTTCGAGGACCTCACCGTG GACGAGGTTGCCTCTGCCCAGCCCGAGATCGACGAGAAGACCGCCTCCCTTGTCTCCAAGGGCAAGTGGATGCCGCCCGGTTACAAG
- a CDS encoding Nascent polypeptide-associated complex subunit alpha has translation MADPRVEELPDEEVPKNVESDSESEAGDEPVIPGGAAVTIHSRNEKKARKAIAKLGLKHVPGITRVTLPRPKNILFVVNQPDVYRSPSSNTWIIFGEAKIEDLNAQAQASAAQQLAAAEASGEHAGHDHDHDHDHGKGKAPETEAKKEEEEEDDGEEVDESGLEAKDIELVMAQASVSRKKAVKALRENDNDIVNSIMALSI, from the exons ATGGCCGACCCCCGTGTTGAAGAGCTCCCCGATGAGGAGGTTCCCAAGAACGTCGAAAGCGACTCCGAATCCGAGGCTGGCGATGAGCCCGTCATTCCCGGCGGTGCTGCTGTCACCATCCACTCCCGTAACGAGAAGAAGGCTCGCAAGGCCATCGCCAAGCTCGGCCTGAAGCACGTTCCCGGCATCACCCGTGTCACTCTCCCCCGCCCCAAGAAC ATCCTCTTCGTTGTCAACCAGCCCGATGTCTACCGCTCTCCCTCCAGCAACACCTGGAT catcttcgGTGAGGCCAAGATTGAGGACCTGAACGCTCAGGCCCAGGCTTCCGCCGCTCAGCAGCTCGCTGCCGCTGAGGCCAGTGGTGAGCACGCCGGTCACGACCACGAtcacgaccacgaccacggcaagggcaaggcccccgagaccgaggccaagaaggaggaggaggaagaggatgacggTGAGGAGGTTGACGAGTCTGGTCTTGAGGCCAAGGATATCGAATTGGTCATGGCCCAGGCCAGCGTTTCCCGGAAGAAGGCCGTCAAGGCTCTGCGGGAGAACGATAACGATATCGTCAACTCCATCATGGCCCTCAGCATATAA